A section of the Cololabis saira isolate AMF1-May2022 chromosome 16, fColSai1.1, whole genome shotgun sequence genome encodes:
- the zbtb24 gene encoding zinc finger and BTB domain-containing protein 24, which produces MSQEEKATASSLVEFHSDSHQLSVLSGLDHLRKRELLCDVTLVVQDVSFKAHKALLAASSPYFSSMFTAEGRILQSTCRLDGVAAQTFAAVLEFIYSARVSVQEDAAEQLLAAARLMEVRELVKVLTASTEDVKPAEAPAVVLLKRRRGRPKKDARPGTSGEPQAGDARETGPADHDPGDDPRRHSKRKIRPPVKYKSYKVGGDAAGSKEPGKKGCKRKYPNTEARCQDCGKVFKHHLFLKIHQRTHTGEKPFHCLVCGKSFTQKHTLLAHQRIHTGEKPFICSVCSKALSTKHSLQEHMNLHEGEKSYDCDKCGKTFSQKKQLKSHYRVHTGKSLPECDLCHHKFMDAAQLKKHLRTHTGEKPFTCEICGKCFTAKSTLQTHIRIHRGEKPFDCPLCGKLFSDPSARRRHIASHSGKKPFICSSCSLSFTRLDNLKTHAKTHSKERAGPPDGAGAGAGAGAGAGSLAGAPGPPGYQPGLGPEQIQLVVTQGDIAFVPGQDQDMIVPAQPSGQNVALVSQGDALPPAPAMQPLGMLGNQPEQPEQMHIITLSKEAMEQLQGPPGPPPPPQRPLQQLQVLPPPLQPPAGARETPREPHGQAIHVSSQAGQPISISQTSQQISGHHIQGQTFQIQAGTVSYLYTTGLQDG; this is translated from the exons ATGTCTCAGGAAGAAAAGGCTACAGCTTCCTCCCTGGTGGAGTTTCACTCCGACTCCCACCAGCTGAGCGTCCTGAGCGGGTTGGACCACCTGAGGAAGCGGGAGCTGCTGTGCGACGTCACCCTGGTGGTGCAGGATGTTTCCTTCAAGGCCCACAAGGCCCTGCTGGCGGCCAGCAGCCCGTACTTCTCCTCCATGTTCACGGCCGAGGGCCGGATCCTCCAGTCCACCTGCCGCCTGGACGGCGTGGCGGCCCAGACGTTCGCCGCCGTGCTGGAGTTCATCTACAGCGCCCGGGTGTCGGTGCAGGAGGACGCCGCCGAGCAGCTGCTGGCCGCCGCTCGCCTCATGGAg GTCAGGGAACTGGTCAAGGTGCTCACGGCCTCTACGGAGGACGTGAAGCCGGCCGAGGCTCCGGCGGTGGTTCTGCTGAAACGAAGACGAGGCCGACCGAAGAAGGACGCTCGCCCCGGGACCTCGGGGGAACCGCAGGCCGGGGACGCCAGAGAAACGGGGCCAGCGGATCACGACCCGGGAGACGACCCGAGGCGGCACAGCAAACGCAAAATCAGGCCGCCGGTGAAATACAAGAGCTACAAGGTCGGCGGCGACGCCGCGGGAAGCAAAGAGCCCGGGAAGAAGGGCTGCAAGAGGAAGTACCCGAACACGGAGGCTCGATGCCAGGACTGTGGGAAGGTCTTCAAACACCACCTGTTCCTCAAGATTCACCAACGCACTCACACCG gAGAGAAACCCTTCCACTGCCTGGTTTGTGGGAAGAGTTTTACCCAGAAACACACGCTGCTGGCCCACCAGCGCATCCACACCGGAGAGAAGCCGTTCATCTGCAGCGTCTGCTCCAAAGCCCTGTCCACCAAACACTCGCTGCAGGAGCACATGAACCTCCACGAGG GGGAGAAATCTTACGACTGTGATAAATGCGGAAAGACATTTTCTCAGAAGAAACAGCTTAAAAGTCACTACAGAGTTCATACAG GTAAATCGTTGCCAGAATGCGATCTGTGCCATCACAAGTTCATGGATGCAGCTCAGCTGAAGAAGCACCTGAGGACTCACACAG GTGAGAAGCCGTTCACCTGTGAGATCTGTGGGAAATGTTTCACGGCCAAGAGCACGCTGCAGACACACATCAGGATCCACAG GGGAGAGAAACCGTTCGACTGCCCGCTCTGCGGGAAACTGTTCTCGGACCCGAGCGCCCGGCGCCGCCACATCGCCTCCCACTCGGGGAAGAAGCCGTTCATCTGCTCGTCCTGCAGCCTGTCCTTCACCCGGCTGGACAACCTGAagacccacgccaagacccacaGCAAGGAGCGGGCCGGCCCGCCGgacggggccggggccggggccggggccggggccggggccggctCCTTGGCCGGGGCCCCGGGCCCGCCGGGGTACCAGCCCGGCCTCGGCCCCGAGCAGATCCAGCTGGTGGTGACGCAGGGGGACATCGCCTTCGTACCGGGCCAGGACCAGGACATGATCGTCCCCGCCCAGCCCTCGGGACAGAACGTGGCTCTGGTCTCCCAGGGCGACGCCCTGCCCCCGGCCCCGGCCATGCAGCCCCTCGGCATGCTGGGTAACCAGccggagcagccggagcagaTGCACATCATCACGCTGAGCAAGGAGGCCATGGAGCAGCTGCAGGGCCCCCCGgggcccccgccccccccccagcgccccctccagcagctgcaggtgctgcCGCCGCCCCTGCAGCCGCCGGCCGGCGCCCGGGAGACCCCGCGGGAGCCGCACGGCCAGGCCATCCACGTCAGCAGCCAGGCCGGCCAGCCCATCTCCATCAGCCAGACCAGCCAGCAGATCTCCGGACACCACATCCAGGGCCAGACCTTCCAGATCCAGGCCGGGACCGTGTCCTACCTGTACACCACGGGGCTGCAGGACGGCTGA